TTTAGACTATGAAAAATACAGAAAAAGATGACAAATTTACGCTTCGACTGTGTTTATTCTTTCTTTTTAAATTTCTTGTGGAGTTCTATGATCTGTTCATTTATGAGGAATTAAATCGTGGATTAATCTTATGCTTGTGGCTTGTGCAAGTTCTAATCCAGCAATTCCCCTGGATTAGATGAATGTAAATGTGCTTTCAGTTTAGGTTGTTATAGTCAAAATTCAAAGCAGAAGCAGAGGAAGTAGGTTTGGACTTGTCAAGCCTCCAGCTGAGACAAATGCTTGAGCTTTTTTACTGGTAGTGGCGGTCCATTAAGTACTGAGTTAACTAATATAGTAAGAGAAAGGAAAATTCCATAGCTGCCAGTCACAAACTGAGGTAATATTATTTTCTATTGATCTGCTTGCCAGAAGGATAGGTAGCTGTTGTTGCAGCAGAACTCCGTCAAATGGTTGGCTGTACAACTGTATAATTGAAGAGGAATACTCCTTATTGTTTGGGAATAGGAAATATGTTGTTGTTTCCCTGTCTATTTGTATATGATTGGACAGGAAACTGGAAATGGTGTTGCTCGACACATTCTTGCAAGTTAGGCACTTCGTACTCTGAGAAGCGTTGCTTTTAACTGGAATGTGATGTttcattaaattaactgaaatagtTATTGGAACATCTTTATTTAGGGAGGAGCAGGTCTGTCCTATCCATAAATAAGACAGGCCCTGCAAAAATTCAGGGATGGCTACAACAATCAGCAATCACCAATCAGGTGTTGGTATATTGTTTGGCTAAGAAATGAAGATCATCCTGCCAAATTTGGAGGGGTTTGGGGTTTAAACCTTCCCAATATGCATGGTAATTATCCCCGCTGGTGGATTAAAACTGGTACTGTTTCTTTTCCCTGCTTAACATTGATGTATGCGGTGAATGTTaacaacgaaaaaaaaaaaagaaaaggaaagaaaatttcttGATTCAGCTGCTTGTATTGTTCAATCCTAACGTTTTTCTCTAGGTAAACAGTATTACTTTTCATTCGATTAATGCTACAACAGTTGAAATGAAATTGGTGATGCTACTTATTTGGGAAGAGAAACATCATTCCTTACGCTAAACACTAAAGATGGTGGATTGTGAGCTGTTCCTTTTGTGCTGATATGGGATACGTGCTTGATCaataatttatacatatattcTGTAATGTCATATTCACAAACAACAGTAACCACTGTGGCAAATTGGTTGACATTACATTTAAAGGGCTTCTAGCAGTGAGATGGTAATTTATTACCGAAGATGATCCAAGCTTGCTCGGAGACAAATCTACCTCGACTAGACCTTTGTCCTTAACGAAGCTAGGTTGTTTAGGTTGAGGAGATGTATTCTCACCATTTGGCATCAAAATTACTGATGCCATGCTTGGCCTATGTATCCTTAAGATGTTGCTCATATGGGAGACTAATATGTCTGATAGGTTGCAAGACAACCTAGGAATGAATCCAGTATGTCTAAAGCTTGCCTTCTTTCCAAAATCTTCATGCctaaaacatattagaacaatttgtgaaatttgaagatGTGAAAAAGGGGTGTAAGAAAGACGAAAATAGAAATAACAGTGAGAGAGAGGTATTCTGCTCTGCCACTATACTTCTCTTTTCATTTATTATTTCTAGCATTAAAATGTAAAGACACCAGATATTACTTAGAACAGGTCATCACTGACATATTCTGGTGCCATATAATCACCGCAAAACAAATGGAAACTTTATTAGTATATGTATTAGTTTAGAGATCCTGACATGAAGTTCTTGCAATTTTTCAACCACTCTGCTCGTGTTTCTTTCAGTTTGATAACCTCCCAAAGTTCTAGCCATGCCGAAAACTGAAATTTTCGGGTTCATGTCATGatcaattaaaatattacttGCTTTGAGATCTCTATGAATCACTCTCACTCTGGAATCCTGAGGAAGATAGAGAAGCCCTCTAGCAATCCTACCGAGAATATTGAAATGCTTTGGCCAACCTAACAGCTCACCTTTTGTTTGATCTGGCAAATTGTGTACTCATATTATTAGTCTGACTTGATACTTTTAACACCCAGAATAATATACAGGATTGTGTTGGGTTGCCATGAATACAATGGATTACATTTTGGCCAACTAAATTTATTAGGTTTTGAAGGATCCAAACCAAAAATGAAAGAATTCAGGCTTTTGTTGGGCATTATTCATAAATCAGCAATCTCTCCAGTCTTTGTGTTGGAGTCCCACAAGAGTGAATCAAATCTAATTGACTTAAATCACTTAATAATCAAATATTGCCTACATTTTTGAAAACTTTACCGAGTCAAATTTCATAAGGTATCAGAGCATCCCATAATCCGAACTCTGAAAATAACTAGACCTTAATCAAAGTCAAAGAATTTCACGCCTTGGATGCAGCAACAAAGTAGCTTAACAAGATTTCGGTGTTGAAATTTGCAAAATAGTATTATTTCATTTTTAAACTCATTGGGTCCTTGTCCAGAGCTCTTTGATAGCCTCTTCACATCAATTTCTTGTCCGTCTACTAAAGGTTCCCTGGAAAATATCAGTTGCAAATTTCTTTTGTTTAGAATTAAATGAGTGGGTATTTGTTGCTATAGTCATTTTATTGTGAACTCGAGAATTTACCTTGTAGAGAGGTCCAAGACCACCTTCTCCTAGTTGGTTCTTCATTGAAAATTCATCAGTGGCTTTAGCTATTGTAACTACATCAAACATTGTAGCTCCTTTTCTTGATTTTGGTTTTCATTTTCGGATCACTTTGCCtgtgattttatttatttactgaATTATTTGAGGGAAAAGAAAAAAGGCTTCAATTGAGTTAAAAATCTCCAAGTTGGTTTTCTGTCTTTACTGAATTATTTGAGGGAAAAGAAAAAAGGCTTCAATTGACTTAAAAATCTCCAAGTTCCAATGCATTTAATCCCAGAAGGAgcgtatatatataatataaacggTATAAGCAAATAGAAGGAGATATTCTTAATTCTGAAAACTGCAAGAAAATCAAAATCCATTTACTCATTTAAGGTCAATAAGTCCTTTATTAGACACGGCAAATATAGCAATTTTCATCAATGGTAAAGTCTGGCTTATTAACGTGCATTCCTTAAACGCCCAGTCAAGCTCTTTCCTTGTTTATTAAGGAATCCAGATGCGAAAGATTGGCTTATTTATGAATTAAACTTTGCTGAAAATTCAAGGTTTCAGACCATTTAAaccattgattttgattgatataAATCAATTTGACACTAAACTTAACTGCAGTTCAATTTAAAACTAGAATcgtattaatttaatttgaaataaaaattgaatataaatcaattaaatttaaattgatcaaagttgattttggaTCGAATCAAGAAAAAATCAATTTGATTCAAgccaaaatatatttttaattttatttttcaaaaatcatttaataatattttaaccaTCTAAATTGAATCGAAATTAAACTGAAATGAAACCTTCAATTCAATCTCGATTAACCGTAATCATTGAACCAAAATTGGCTTAGCCCAAGCCGCCAGCGAAGTCTATTTGGCACAATTTCTTAGATatttccaaattcaaataatttccaaaGTATTAATTAACAAATGGACTCATGAGCCCACACTGATTTaactattataatattattaaaaaaattaatgaaatttatttaatttttatatataaaatactaATATATAGTTTTCACATTTAATGAGTATATTTATGAAGGggatatttttgagaaataaaaaggGACTTATTGAACTGatatatttgaatttttattatttggtgtatttaattaattttaaattgattttatgaCCAGGTAGAGAATCACGAGTTTTAGTATTATATTAGATATTTTCATCTctcttattttaaatatttttttaaaatttttttatcacactttatttattattttaaaatatattattaaattaaaaaaaaatattagtcaaattataattaatttattttaatttgaatttatataaGTAATTAGATTACTTTACACATCAAAATAATTGATCAAATCAATGTTATAATCTAATCATTTATATTCACcctttaacttttatttttttcgaTGTGACTTAATTATTTTTCTAACTTTACCTGTATTTATTATTATTCTTAATgcatttatatttttcttatcatctttttcacattttaaatGTATGATgagaatattttaaaatattattaataaattttttataaaaaataaaattatttaattatttttttattttttatgtataaattctaaaaaacaattaaaatgagacaaagtatatatatataaaattagctACATAATTAGGAAGTTAATTCAGTTTCTCCCTTTCCATCAAGGCATGAACCCTTACACTAAACCAGTTAGGAATTCAACTTAAACAGATGTGCCAAAATTTAGAAACATTTGAAATTAATTGAAACCTAATTACAGCATCATCTCCAATGTTTAATTTAACTTTGAGAATtggattaaatttatttttttattcatttaatttcaaTTGACATgtgaaattttattattttaaaaatgacAATCACCCCTAAATTAAAatctattaataaattaaattcatttaattaataaCTATATAGTATGCAATTGAGTTAAATCTCAAAGTAATTTAGTAATTTTCCAGAAGGTTTGTTGACTGTCAATTCGATTGCATACTTGAAACCAAAGATTCCAACCCCATTGACGAGGAGAAATTAATACAGAATCTTTGAATTAGACCCTTAAATTCTAACGTGAAACTCGGTGATTTTTTTCCCTCTCATCACATTATAGACTTTTCGTCATAACTTTTTTTTAGTGAAAATCATTTTAGGATTAAACACCAAAATAATTTTAGGattcattataatttttaaaaaaataaaatgttagGTATGGTGGAGACGAATTCttcaatgaaaataaaataaaattaaaaatataaaaaaataaataaaatcccaAATTTAATTTCagctttataaaaaaaaaaaggaatttttttagtaaaaaaaatGAGAGATTTGATTACGattgagagattttttttttttttaattttaggtcCACATTACTAATTAGTATCCACAAAGACTTGGATTCATATTTAGATTCTTGGATTCTGACGTATATCAGAACTTAGTTTTGACTTGCCTTTCTATTGATTAAATATTGTCCAGTGAAGTGAACCCAAGTGAAAGAACTTGATCTTAGCGCGTATAGCCAAGGCTTTAAGTAGCTTCGAAAAAAAAGATACTGTAAAAGTTAACTTGATCATTACAAGGTTCAAATTTCAGTTGAGATGGGTTTAGAATCAAGATATTTTTACATTTTCACTATTCCCAGAGCGATACTCATCGTAGTCATCTTTTCGAATTATACAAGTTCAAATTCTGAAGGTTGCAATCAAAATTGCCCAGCTGGTAGCTGGACAGCTGCACTCATCTACCCATTTGGATTCGCTGGTGGCTGCCATATCCGTCTGAACTGCACCGAGTCAGGAGACATCCTCATCGGAGATTTTAAAGTCCATAGAATAACTAAAGATAGCATCTGGGTCAAAGTTCCTGCCAATTCTAGCTGTCCAATCGAAACAGTAGATAAACTCTATGGCACCAACTTTGCACCAAGTTTGCaaaatcttctttttcttgtaAATTGCAGTTATTCTTCTATCTCTAATGCCCGACTTTGAATCCAAAGATGGATCCTTCCACAAAAATAAACATGGGATGCCTGTCAGATGGATACAAAAGGGTGAAAGATCTGTTGAATGACGTCCAGAAAAATAGAACAGATTGTCCGTCCTTTTATTCAAGCATCGTGGTCAAGCAATCACCACCTGTGATTAACATGATTAAATTAGCATGGTGGTTAAATGGAACATGCAAATGTTCCGAAAACGCTAACTGTATTTTCTTGTCTCTCCCCCATGGAAAAACTGGATACCAGTGTCACTGCAACAAAGGGTTCAGAGGAGATGGATTTCGAGAAAGCCTGCCTTGTCAAAgaagtgatgatgatgatatcAGTCAGTTTAATTTTTCCTTAAATTATCATCTGCAGATTGTATCATCAACACTAATCCTACTTTGATTTTCttgttctttcatttttttttttttttgacaaagaACACTTCACAAAGATACTTGCCATGTCGGTGGTGCTTGCTGGAGTGCTGCTTCTAATCCTGTCCTTGCTGTTGCTGTCATACCTACGGACAAAAATGGGTAATTTTTTTTAACTAgaatcattttctttccatataTAACAAAATTAGCTAGtgtaaattttcttttccccCACATGCACTCTTCCCCTTCTTTCTCATGGAGATCAATTTCTTTTGTTGCAGGGATATTTGGAAATAATCATATGAATGTTAAAAATAATGATAGCAGCCATAGCCAAGAGGAAGATTTAGAGCTGCCTCTATTTGACTTGGCTACAATAACTAGTGCGACGAACGGCTTCTCTGCGAACAACAAGATTGGAGAAGGTGGATTTGGACCCGTCTATAAGGTAGAAAAAGAAATTAATCAACAATTGCACAGGCGGATTCCTTTTTTCGGTTCAACAAGCCTCTTGAAAGTTGGAATTGGTTTCCCTTTTATATTGGAACTGTTATGCGAGATACTTTGCAGGGTATATTGGAGGGAGGACAAGAAATAGCTGTGAAGAGACTTTCAAAGAGTTCTAGACGAGGCCTTAAAGAGTTCAAAAATGAAGTCATCTTAATTGCCAAACTTCAACACCGAAACCTGGTGAAGCTTTTAGGATGTTGTATTGAAGGAGATGAAAAGATGTTGATCTATGAATACATGCCCAACAAAAGCTTAGATTCCCTTATTTTTGGTTCCACTCCCTGAACACATACAttacttttcttttatctttttaaataattaatatatatagttTCCATTGGTAATTGTGATTCATGGTTGGAAAAAATTGTCAGATCCAAGAAATACCGAGTTACTAGATTGGCCAAACATCATCAATGTAATAGTTTCAG
The Hevea brasiliensis isolate MT/VB/25A 57/8 chromosome 15, ASM3005281v1, whole genome shotgun sequence genome window above contains:
- the LOC110653295 gene encoding G-type lectin S-receptor-like serine/threonine-protein kinase At4g27290, coding for MDPSTKINMGCLSDGYKRVKDLLNDVQKNRTDCPSFYSSIVVKQSPPVINMIKLAWWLNGTCKCSENANCIFLSLPHGKTGYQCHCNKGFRGDGFRESLPCQRSDDDDIKHFTKILAMSVVLAGVLLLILSLLLLSYLRTKMGIFGNNHMNVKNNDSSHSQEEDLELPLFDLATITSATNGFSANNKIGEGGFGPVYKGILEGGQEIAVKRLSKSSRRGLKEFKNEVILIAKLQHRNLVKLLGCCIEGDEKMLIYEYMPNKSLDSLIFDPRNTELLDWPNIINVIVSELIYLHQGSRLRIIRRNLKANSILINYELNLKISYFGMARSFGGNEIEKNTNKVVGTFGYISPDYMLDGIYSIKSDVFNFDVFILEIISGKRNRGFRQKHYSHGLNILGYAWMLYVEGRYWEPIDGSTGDSCSPSEAVRLIQVGLLRVQQNPEDIPSMSDVVLMLGGEGTLPQSKKPGFYIKRVLLDFKSSSSSNKMYSVNKGIMTPLQNSVDATSFNVLCYEYVKYLIKALQKQHFS